In Streptomyces sp. NBC_00414, a single window of DNA contains:
- a CDS encoding glycosyltransferase family 1 protein, giving the protein MKAIRRFTVRPVLPEALHPLSDLARNLRWSWHAETRDLFQSVDPERWTASGCDPVRLLGSVSSGRLAQLADDRRFLRRLAAAADDLNDYVTGDRWYQSQPSELPDAIAYFSPEFGITAALPQYSGGLGILAGDHLKAASDLGVPLIGVGLLYRHGYFRQSLSRDGWQQEHYPVLDPNELPVSLLREPDGSPSQVSLALPGGTALHARIWLAQVGRVPLLLLDSDVEENDLGERGVTDRLYGGGSEHRLLQEMLLGIGGVRAVRTYCRLTGHARPEVFHTNEGHAGFLGLERIHELSEEDLDFDAALEAVRAGTVFTTHTPVPAGIDRFDRELVARHFGPDAELPRIDVERILRLGMETYPGGEPNLFNMAVMGLRLGQRANGVSLLHGQVSREMFSGLWPGFDPAEVPITSVTNGVHAPTWVAPEVFRLGARQIGAQRTEDALTVGGSDRWDAVADIPDQDIWELRRSLREQLVTEVRERLYASWRQRGAGTGELGWIDGVLDPDVLTIGFARRVPSYKRLTLMLRDRDRLMDLLLHSERPIQIVVAGKAHPADDGGKRLVQELVRFADDPRVRHRLVFLPDYGMAMAQKLYPGCDIWLNNPLRPLEACGTSGMKAALNGCLNLSVLDGWWDEWFGPDFGWAIPTADGTAVDDDRRDELEASALYELLEQRVAPRFYELGRAGLPDRWIEMVRQTLTHLGPKVLAGRMVREYVERLYTPAALAHRSMDHSAARELAVWKARVRSAWPHVTVDHVETTAVTATAELGSTLSLRVLVGLGDLAPDDVEVQAVSGRVDSEDRITDGTTFPLKPAGGPDPEGRWLYEGPLALDRTGPFGYTVRVLPAHRLLASNAELGLVAVPAEELVEGAGVLMR; this is encoded by the coding sequence GTGAAGGCCATCCGCAGGTTCACCGTGCGTCCCGTACTCCCCGAAGCCCTCCACCCCCTCAGCGACCTGGCGCGCAATCTGCGCTGGTCCTGGCATGCCGAGACCCGTGACCTCTTCCAGTCCGTGGACCCCGAGCGCTGGACCGCCTCCGGATGCGATCCCGTACGCCTCCTCGGGAGCGTGTCGTCCGGGCGGCTGGCCCAGCTCGCGGACGACCGGCGGTTCCTGCGGCGGCTGGCCGCTGCCGCCGACGATCTCAACGACTACGTGACGGGGGACCGCTGGTACCAGTCCCAGCCGTCCGAACTCCCCGACGCCATCGCCTACTTCTCACCCGAGTTCGGCATCACCGCCGCGCTGCCGCAGTACTCCGGAGGCCTCGGCATCCTCGCCGGGGACCATCTCAAGGCGGCCAGCGACCTCGGCGTACCCCTGATCGGCGTCGGACTGCTGTACCGGCACGGATACTTCCGTCAGTCCCTGTCCCGGGACGGCTGGCAGCAGGAGCACTATCCGGTCCTGGACCCCAACGAACTGCCCGTCTCCCTGCTGCGCGAACCCGACGGCTCGCCCTCCCAGGTCTCCCTGGCCCTGCCCGGCGGCACGGCCCTGCACGCCCGGATCTGGCTGGCCCAGGTCGGGCGGGTCCCGCTGCTGCTGCTCGACTCCGACGTCGAGGAGAACGACCTCGGCGAGCGCGGTGTCACCGACCGGCTCTACGGCGGCGGCAGCGAGCACCGGCTGCTCCAGGAGATGCTGCTCGGCATCGGCGGGGTGCGCGCCGTCCGTACGTACTGCCGGCTGACGGGTCACGCGCGGCCCGAGGTGTTCCACACGAACGAGGGCCACGCGGGCTTCCTCGGCCTGGAGCGCATCCACGAACTGTCCGAGGAGGACCTCGACTTCGACGCCGCCCTCGAAGCGGTCAGGGCCGGGACCGTCTTCACGACCCACACCCCCGTGCCCGCCGGCATCGACCGCTTCGACCGGGAGCTGGTGGCCCGCCACTTCGGCCCCGACGCCGAACTCCCGCGCATCGACGTCGAACGCATCCTGCGCCTGGGCATGGAGACCTACCCGGGCGGCGAGCCGAACCTCTTCAACATGGCCGTGATGGGACTGCGGCTCGGCCAGCGCGCGAACGGCGTCTCCCTCCTGCACGGCCAGGTCAGCCGGGAGATGTTCTCCGGGCTGTGGCCGGGCTTCGACCCGGCCGAGGTACCCATCACCTCCGTGACGAACGGCGTCCACGCCCCCACCTGGGTGGCGCCCGAGGTGTTCCGGCTCGGCGCCCGCCAGATCGGCGCGCAGCGCACCGAGGACGCCCTCACCGTCGGCGGCTCCGACCGCTGGGACGCCGTCGCCGACATCCCCGACCAGGACATCTGGGAGCTGCGCCGCTCCCTGCGCGAGCAGCTGGTGACCGAGGTACGGGAGCGGCTGTACGCGTCCTGGCGGCAGCGCGGCGCGGGGACGGGCGAACTGGGCTGGATCGACGGCGTACTCGATCCCGACGTCCTGACGATCGGGTTCGCGCGCCGCGTCCCCTCCTACAAGCGCCTGACGCTGATGCTGCGGGACCGGGACCGGCTCATGGACCTGCTGCTGCACTCCGAGCGGCCGATCCAGATCGTGGTGGCGGGCAAGGCCCACCCGGCCGACGACGGCGGCAAACGCCTCGTCCAGGAACTGGTGCGCTTCGCCGACGACCCGCGCGTACGCCACCGCCTCGTCTTCCTCCCCGACTACGGCATGGCGATGGCGCAGAAGCTGTACCCCGGCTGCGACATCTGGCTCAACAACCCGCTGCGCCCGCTGGAGGCGTGCGGGACCTCAGGAATGAAGGCCGCGCTGAACGGCTGCCTCAACCTGTCGGTCCTGGACGGCTGGTGGGACGAATGGTTCGGGCCGGACTTCGGCTGGGCGATCCCCACGGCGGACGGCACCGCGGTCGACGACGACCGCCGCGACGAACTGGAGGCCTCGGCCCTCTACGAGCTGCTGGAACAGCGGGTGGCCCCGCGCTTCTACGAACTCGGCCGGGCCGGCCTGCCCGACCGCTGGATCGAGATGGTCCGCCAGACCCTCACCCACCTGGGCCCGAAGGTCCTGGCCGGCCGCATGGTCCGCGAGTACGTGGAACGGCTCTACACCCCGGCGGCCCTGGCCCACCGCTCCATGGACCACTCCGCCGCGCGGGAACTGGCGGTGTGGAAGGCCCGGGTGCGGTCGGCCTGGCCGCACGTCACGGTCGACCACGTCGAGACGACGGCCGTGACCGCGACGGCCGAGCTGGGTTCGACGCTGTCCCTGCGGGTCCTCGTCGGCCTCGGCGACCTGGCCCCGGACGACGTCGAGGTCCAGGCGGTCTCGGGCCGCGTCGACTCCGAGGACCGCATCACGGACGGCACGACCTTCCCGCTGAAACCGGCGGGCGGCCCGGACCCGGAGGGCCGCTGGCTCTACGAGGGCCCGCTCGCCCTCGACCGCACGGGCCCCTTCGGCTACACGGTCCGCGTCCTGCCGGCCCACCGGCTCCTCGCCTCCAACGCGGAACTGGGCCTGGTGGCGGTACCCGCGGAGGAGCTGGTGGAGGGGGCGGGGGTGCTGATGCGGTGA
- a CDS encoding ABC transporter ATP-binding protein encodes MSTQLPVAEPADVRAAAARLIRADGRAFAAVLVLNALAAAAGLAGPWLLGRIIDEVRAGGGAAAVDRLALVILVCAPAQLLLARAARFVGHRFGERTLARVREEFVDRALALPASVVERAGTGDLTARGTADVAAVGTTLRDAGPELLISSVQALFVIGAVFVLDPLLGVCAVLAQAGIWFALRWYLRRARPAYLAEGAATSEVAEIVSATTSGARTVEAFGLQRRRVTASRNALDTSRRTRMHTLNLRSVFFLSVEISNVLPVAVVLMVGGALHARGAMSVGAVVAAALYLRQLESPLDTILMRVEQLQSSGASFARVEGLGRAPRTAPSGSPSASPAPADDRIDVRRVRYAYDRGGEVLCGVDLTVRPGERLAVVGPSGAGKTTLSRLLAGIDVPRSGTVTVGGVPIAGLDPEQLRRQVVLVTQEHHVFLGTVRDNLLIAEPDADDAQLWAALAAVGAEDWVRELPDGLDTELGPRGRPPAAGHARSAGSPVADGSRAQQLALARVVLADPHTLILDEATALLDPATARHTERALAAVLEGRTVIAIAHRLHTAHDADRVAVMEAGRLTELGSHEDLVAAGGAYAALWHSWHGEHPRPS; translated from the coding sequence ATGAGCACACAGTTGCCGGTCGCCGAACCGGCCGACGTGCGCGCCGCCGCGGCCCGGCTGATCCGCGCGGACGGCCGTGCCTTCGCCGCCGTGCTCGTCCTGAACGCGCTGGCCGCCGCTGCCGGTCTGGCCGGCCCGTGGCTGCTCGGCCGCATCATCGACGAGGTCCGGGCGGGCGGCGGTGCCGCCGCCGTGGACCGGCTGGCGCTCGTCATCCTGGTGTGCGCGCCCGCCCAGCTGCTGCTGGCGCGGGCCGCCCGGTTCGTGGGGCACCGGTTCGGGGAGCGGACGCTGGCGCGGGTGCGCGAGGAGTTCGTCGACCGGGCGCTGGCACTGCCCGCGTCCGTCGTGGAGCGGGCGGGCACCGGCGATCTGACGGCCCGCGGCACCGCCGACGTCGCCGCTGTGGGCACGACCCTGCGCGACGCGGGGCCCGAGCTGCTGATCTCCTCGGTGCAGGCGCTGTTCGTCATCGGCGCGGTCTTCGTGCTCGATCCGCTGCTCGGCGTCTGCGCGGTGCTCGCCCAGGCCGGTATCTGGTTCGCCCTGCGGTGGTATCTGCGCCGGGCCCGCCCCGCCTACCTCGCCGAGGGCGCCGCCACCTCGGAGGTCGCCGAGATCGTCTCGGCCACCACGTCCGGCGCGCGCACGGTCGAGGCGTTCGGCCTGCAGCGGCGGCGCGTCACCGCGAGCCGGAACGCTCTCGACACGTCCCGCCGCACCCGCATGCACACGCTGAACCTGCGGTCCGTGTTCTTCCTGAGCGTGGAGATCTCGAACGTGCTGCCCGTGGCCGTCGTGCTGATGGTGGGCGGGGCCCTGCACGCGCGGGGCGCGATGAGTGTGGGCGCCGTGGTCGCGGCGGCCCTGTATCTGCGCCAGCTGGAGTCGCCGCTCGACACGATCCTGATGCGGGTGGAGCAACTGCAGAGCAGCGGCGCCTCGTTCGCGCGGGTGGAGGGCCTCGGCCGGGCCCCGCGGACCGCACCGTCGGGATCGCCGTCGGCGTCCCCCGCACCGGCGGACGACCGGATCGACGTACGGCGGGTCCGATACGCGTACGACCGCGGCGGCGAGGTGCTGTGCGGGGTCGACCTGACCGTACGGCCCGGGGAGCGGCTGGCCGTCGTCGGGCCCTCCGGCGCCGGGAAGACGACCCTGAGCAGGCTGCTCGCGGGCATCGACGTGCCGCGCTCCGGCACGGTGACGGTCGGCGGGGTGCCGATCGCCGGTCTGGACCCGGAGCAGCTGCGACGGCAGGTCGTGCTCGTCACCCAGGAGCACCACGTGTTCCTGGGCACGGTCCGCGACAACCTGCTGATCGCCGAACCGGACGCCGACGACGCCCAGTTGTGGGCGGCGCTCGCGGCCGTCGGCGCCGAGGACTGGGTCAGGGAGCTGCCGGACGGGCTCGACACGGAGCTGGGCCCCCGCGGCCGTCCCCCGGCCGCCGGCCACGCCCGGTCCGCCGGATCCCCCGTCGCGGACGGCTCGCGGGCCCAGCAACTGGCCCTGGCCCGGGTGGTGCTGGCCGACCCGCACACCCTGATCCTCGACGAGGCCACGGCGCTCCTCGACCCGGCCACCGCACGTCACACGGAGCGTGCGCTGGCCGCCGTGCTCGAAGGGCGCACCGTCATCGCCATCGCGCACCGCCTGCACACCGCGCACGACGCGGACCGGGTGGCCGTGATGGAGGCGGGGCGGCTGACCGAACTCGGATCCCACGAGGACCTCGTGGCGGCCGGCGGCGCCTACGCGGCCCTGTGGCACTCCTGGCACGGCGAGCACCCACGCCCTTCCTGA
- a CDS encoding DUF1990 family protein, translated as MPFTYEDVGATRDGRCPPGFHPLHVRSRIGEGHEVFKSASQAVMTWELHKAAGVTITTDAAEAAPGVDVTVGLGSFIKAPCRVVWTLDEPRRAGWAYGTLPGHPESGEEAFVVDRTGDGTVWLTVTAFSRPAKWYTKAGGAATRGLQHAYARRCGVVLRRMCAEFDEA; from the coding sequence ATGCCCTTCACGTACGAGGATGTGGGCGCGACCCGCGACGGCCGGTGCCCACCCGGCTTCCACCCACTGCACGTCCGCAGCCGCATAGGCGAGGGCCACGAGGTCTTCAAATCCGCCTCCCAGGCGGTCATGACCTGGGAACTCCACAAGGCGGCCGGCGTCACGATCACGACGGACGCAGCGGAGGCGGCCCCGGGTGTCGACGTGACGGTCGGCCTGGGCTCCTTCATCAAGGCTCCCTGCCGCGTCGTGTGGACCCTCGACGAACCCCGCCGCGCCGGCTGGGCCTACGGCACCCTGCCCGGCCACCCGGAGTCCGGCGAGGAGGCCTTCGTGGTCGACCGCACCGGCGACGGCACGGTCTGGCTGACCGTGACCGCCTTCAGCCGCCCCGCGAAGTGGTACACGAAGGCGGGCGGGGCGGCCACGCGCGGCCTGCAGCACGCGTACGCGCGGCGGTGCGGGGTGGTGCTGCGGCGGATGTGCGCGGAGTTCGACGAGGCGTAG
- a CDS encoding M4 family metallopeptidase, with the protein MTPLYARRNRTTLAIATAVAAGALLTTGLTSGASAQTPAETSEATLAAAPVQLSPAARTTLIAKADAATTETADEIGLGAQEKLVVRDVLKDADGTTHTRYERTYAGLPVLGGDLVVHETKAGATTGVTKATKATIKVSDVTPGIAKSVAEKQAVSAAKAEGSKKSAADKAPRKVVWAADGKPVLAYETVVGGFQHDGTPQELHVVTDAESGKKLYEWEAVKTGIGNSQYSGKVTIGTSLSGSTYQLNDTSRGSHKTYNLNKGTSGTGTLFTDADDTWGTGAASNTQTAAVDAHYGAQVTWDFYKNVLGRTGIKNNGVAAYSRVHYSTAYVNAFWQDSCFCMTYGDGAGSVKPLTSLDVAGHEMSHGVTANTAGLNYSGESGGLNEATSDIFGTAVEFYAASSSDVGDYLIGEKIDINGNGTPLRYMDKPSKDGASKDSWSSSLGSVDVHYSSGPANHFFYLLSEGSGAKTINGVSYNSTTSNGTTLTGIGRDKAIKIWYKALTEYMTSTTKYAGARTATLSAASALYGSTSTEYKAVAAAWSGVNVA; encoded by the coding sequence GTGACCCCCCTCTACGCGCGTCGCAACCGCACCACCCTGGCCATCGCCACCGCTGTCGCGGCCGGTGCTCTGCTCACCACCGGTCTCACCTCCGGTGCCTCCGCCCAGACCCCGGCGGAGACGTCCGAGGCGACCCTCGCCGCGGCCCCGGTCCAGCTGTCCCCCGCGGCCCGTACGACCCTCATCGCGAAGGCCGACGCCGCCACCACGGAGACCGCCGACGAGATAGGCCTCGGCGCCCAGGAGAAGCTGGTCGTCAGAGACGTCCTCAAGGACGCCGACGGCACGACCCACACCCGCTACGAGCGCACGTACGCGGGACTCCCGGTCCTCGGCGGTGACCTGGTCGTCCACGAGACCAAGGCCGGCGCGACCACGGGCGTGACCAAGGCGACCAAGGCCACCATCAAGGTCTCCGACGTGACCCCGGGCATCGCCAAGTCCGTGGCCGAGAAGCAGGCCGTGTCCGCCGCGAAGGCCGAGGGCAGCAAGAAGTCGGCCGCCGACAAGGCGCCCCGCAAGGTCGTCTGGGCGGCCGACGGCAAGCCGGTCCTGGCCTACGAGACGGTCGTCGGCGGCTTCCAGCACGACGGCACCCCGCAGGAGCTGCACGTCGTCACCGACGCCGAGTCGGGCAAGAAGCTGTACGAGTGGGAGGCGGTCAAGACCGGTATCGGCAACAGCCAGTACTCCGGCAAGGTCACCATCGGCACCTCGCTCTCCGGCTCGACGTACCAGCTCAACGACACGTCGCGCGGCTCGCACAAGACGTACAACCTCAACAAGGGCACCTCCGGCACGGGCACCCTGTTCACCGACGCGGACGACACCTGGGGCACGGGCGCCGCGTCCAACACCCAGACCGCCGCGGTCGACGCGCACTACGGGGCCCAGGTCACCTGGGACTTCTACAAGAACGTGCTCGGCCGCACCGGCATCAAGAACAACGGTGTCGCGGCCTACTCCCGCGTCCACTACAGCACGGCGTACGTCAACGCCTTCTGGCAGGACTCCTGCTTCTGCATGACGTACGGCGACGGCGCGGGCAGCGTCAAGCCGCTCACCTCGCTGGACGTCGCGGGCCACGAGATGAGCCACGGCGTGACCGCGAACACCGCCGGCCTCAACTACAGCGGTGAGTCCGGCGGCCTGAACGAGGCCACCTCCGACATCTTCGGCACGGCGGTCGAGTTCTACGCGGCCAGCTCGTCCGACGTCGGCGACTACCTCATCGGCGAGAAGATCGACATCAACGGCAACGGCACCCCGCTGCGTTACATGGACAAGCCCTCCAAGGACGGCGCGTCCAAGGACAGCTGGTCCTCCAGCCTCGGCTCGGTCGACGTCCACTACTCCTCGGGCCCGGCGAACCACTTCTTCTACCTCCTCTCGGAGGGCAGCGGCGCCAAGACGATCAACGGAGTCAGCTACAACTCCACGACGTCGAACGGCACGACGCTCACCGGCATCGGCCGCGACAAGGCCATCAAGATCTGGTACAAGGCGCTCACCGAGTACATGACGTCCACGACGAAGTACGCGGGCGCCCGTACGGCGACGCTGAGCGCGGCGTCGGCGCTGTACGGCTCGACGAGCACCGAGTACAAGGCGGTGGCGGCGGCCTGGTCCGGCGTGAACGTCGCGTAA
- a CDS encoding MFS transporter, giving the protein MRGGRDTAEPSLWTHRGFRLLLAGVTVSTFGDWLLAIVFGMWVKDLTGSNALAASMIFAGTLPAFAAPLTGLVADRFPRRTVLVSAGLGSAAMLGPLFAVHDRGDLWILYLVAVCGGLADGVISAAVNGLSRSMVPEESLGRANGMLATVRQTMQLAGPAAGALLYAASGARTVIVLDAATFVVAALCVAMIPAHGTRRGQERGGTEPKPPAPGVPDEPEAEDESLASEAAAGIRHMAGVPVLRRLLFTGFVFGLTIGFAEAVVFAVVEGIGRPASYVGFLTSAEGIGSVAAGALVTALSSRVGDFRKITTGLCCFSAGLLLQTGGGLPFVVAGAVLAGAGAPPLVVGITTAAQRRTPDALTGRISGALNFAVNVPFAVSIGLGAILVGLMPYRILLLSMSAGLALVALYSKVALCESGHSGRTAADDVDLVHDR; this is encoded by the coding sequence ATGAGGGGCGGACGCGACACGGCGGAACCGTCGTTGTGGACGCACCGGGGTTTCCGTCTGCTGCTGGCCGGGGTGACCGTCAGCACCTTCGGGGACTGGCTCCTCGCGATCGTCTTCGGCATGTGGGTGAAGGACCTGACCGGGTCGAACGCCCTGGCCGCGAGCATGATCTTCGCCGGCACGCTGCCCGCGTTCGCCGCCCCGCTCACCGGGCTCGTGGCCGACCGTTTCCCCCGCCGTACGGTGCTCGTGTCGGCCGGACTCGGATCGGCCGCGATGCTCGGCCCGCTGTTCGCCGTGCACGACCGCGGCGACCTGTGGATCCTCTATCTGGTGGCCGTGTGCGGCGGGCTGGCCGACGGGGTGATCTCCGCCGCGGTGAACGGCCTCAGCCGTTCGATGGTCCCGGAGGAGTCGCTCGGCCGGGCCAACGGCATGCTGGCGACGGTCCGGCAGACCATGCAACTGGCGGGACCCGCGGCGGGCGCCCTGCTCTACGCGGCGTCCGGCGCCCGGACCGTCATCGTGCTGGACGCCGCCACCTTCGTCGTCGCCGCCCTGTGCGTGGCGATGATCCCGGCGCACGGCACACGGCGCGGACAGGAGCGCGGCGGTACGGAGCCGAAGCCTCCCGCGCCTGGCGTGCCCGACGAGCCGGAGGCGGAGGACGAGTCGCTCGCGTCCGAGGCCGCCGCGGGCATCCGGCACATGGCGGGGGTCCCGGTGCTGCGGCGGCTCCTGTTCACCGGCTTCGTCTTCGGGCTGACCATCGGCTTCGCGGAGGCGGTCGTCTTCGCGGTGGTGGAGGGCATCGGCCGCCCGGCATCGTACGTCGGTTTCCTGACCAGTGCCGAGGGCATCGGGTCGGTCGCCGCGGGCGCGCTCGTCACCGCCCTGAGCAGCCGTGTCGGGGACTTCCGGAAGATCACCACGGGGCTCTGCTGCTTCTCCGCAGGCCTGTTGCTGCAGACGGGCGGGGGGCTGCCCTTCGTGGTCGCCGGAGCCGTCCTCGCCGGTGCGGGCGCCCCGCCGCTGGTGGTCGGCATCACCACGGCGGCCCAGCGCCGCACACCGGACGCCCTCACCGGACGGATCTCGGGGGCGCTGAACTTCGCCGTCAACGTGCCGTTCGCCGTGTCGATCGGCCTCGGCGCGATCCTGGTCGGCCTGATGCCGTACCGGATCCTGCTGCTGTCGATGAGCGCCGGTCTGGCCCTGGTCGCCCTCTACTCCAAGGTGGCTCTGTGTGAGTCCGGACACAGCGGGCGGACGGCGGCGGATGACGTTGACCTGGTGCACGACCGGTGA
- a CDS encoding IclR family transcriptional regulator, which translates to MSLSDVEQVPRFGATIPRSTDGRGVLEGAFSLLEAVERAGEAGLTRLASDSGLPKATTHRLLGQLVELGAIERCGGSYRIGSRIFRLGRSWQPHPRLLRAARGPVRRLAGTTGATVAVNVLREGRTMVVAAVPGEVDEIVPVRPGAMYPWSTAAGKVLVAGARPGLPMGPLPLSWAADAEEIRERGVAFDHEETVTGVSCVAAPLYGAGHSPTASLCVVTDASAPLQRLADGVAQAGRAISASLRTR; encoded by the coding sequence ATGTCGTTGAGCGATGTGGAGCAGGTGCCACGGTTCGGGGCGACGATCCCGCGGTCCACTGACGGCCGGGGTGTCCTGGAGGGGGCCTTCTCCTTGCTGGAGGCCGTGGAGCGGGCCGGAGAGGCGGGACTGACCAGACTCGCCTCGGACAGCGGTCTGCCGAAGGCGACCACACACCGCCTCCTGGGACAGCTGGTCGAGCTGGGCGCGATCGAGCGCTGCGGAGGCAGTTACCGCATCGGTTCGCGGATCTTCCGGCTGGGCCGCAGCTGGCAGCCGCACCCGAGGCTGCTGCGCGCGGCACGCGGGCCGGTGCGCCGCCTGGCCGGGACGACCGGCGCGACGGTGGCCGTCAACGTGCTGCGGGAGGGCCGCACGATGGTCGTCGCCGCGGTTCCCGGCGAGGTGGACGAGATCGTTCCGGTGCGCCCGGGCGCGATGTACCCCTGGTCGACCGCGGCCGGCAAGGTGCTCGTCGCCGGTGCGCGGCCCGGTCTGCCGATGGGCCCGCTGCCGCTGTCCTGGGCGGCGGACGCGGAGGAGATCCGGGAGCGGGGCGTCGCGTTCGACCACGAGGAGACGGTCACGGGTGTGTCCTGCGTGGCCGCGCCGCTGTACGGGGCGGGCCACTCGCCGACGGCCTCGCTGTGCGTGGTGACCGACGCGTCGGCCCCGCTGCAACGGCTCGCGGACGGCGTCGCCCAGGCGGGCAGAGCCATCAGCGCCTCGCTGCGCACCCGCTGA
- a CDS encoding M4 family metallopeptidase, whose translation MLRRTSHRPTARPVPRKAAAGALVAVAALLAAAVQTGAATADAPPAPGKLDKGSLSVKLSPAQRAALLSDADSAKADTAADIGLGAKEKLVVRDVVKDADGTVHTRYERTYAGLPVLGGDLVVETAGSGKTKGVTRAVKARLTGLTTSAAVKPAVAEKQALKAASAEGSKRTEADGARKVIWAASGKPTLAYETVVGGLQHDGTPNELHVITDAATGKKLFEYQGVENGTGNTQYSGSVTLGSAQSGSTYNLTDPTRGNHRTNNLNRGTSGTGTLFSGPDDVWGNGAASNTETAAADAHYGAALTWDYYKNVQGRTGIRGDGVGAYSRVHYGNNYVNAFWQDSCFCMTYGDGSGNAKPLTSIDVAAHEMTHGVTANTAGLVYSGESGGLNEATSDIFAAAVEFYAGNSSDVGDYLVGEKIDINGNGTPLRYMDKPSKDGASKDSWYSGIGSVDVHYSSGPANHFFYLLSEGSGAKTVNGVPYDSPTSDGLPVTGIGRDKAALIWFKALTTKFTTTTNYAAARTGTLAVAGELYGTTSAEYTAVQNAWAGINVGTRPGGGGGGTSFENTTAVSIPDNGAAVTSSITVSGQAGNAPSNLIVTPNITHTWRGDLVVDLVAPDGSTYRLKPFSSSDSADNVTEPYTVNASTEVANGTWQLKVQDQAAQDVGRINSWKITFPTT comes from the coding sequence GTGTTGAGACGCACCTCCCACAGACCCACCGCCCGCCCCGTCCCCCGCAAGGCCGCGGCCGGCGCACTCGTCGCCGTCGCAGCCCTGCTCGCCGCGGCCGTCCAGACGGGCGCCGCGACCGCCGACGCCCCACCCGCCCCGGGCAAGCTCGACAAGGGTTCCCTGTCGGTCAAGCTCTCCCCCGCCCAGCGCGCCGCGCTGCTGAGCGACGCCGACTCCGCGAAGGCGGACACTGCGGCGGACATCGGCCTGGGCGCCAAGGAGAAGCTCGTCGTCCGTGATGTCGTCAAGGACGCGGACGGCACGGTCCACACGCGCTACGAGCGCACCTACGCCGGACTCCCGGTCCTCGGCGGCGACCTCGTGGTCGAGACCGCCGGGTCGGGGAAGACGAAGGGCGTCACCCGGGCGGTGAAGGCCCGGCTCACAGGGCTCACCACCAGCGCCGCCGTGAAGCCGGCGGTCGCCGAGAAGCAGGCACTCAAGGCAGCCTCCGCCGAGGGCTCGAAGAGGACCGAGGCCGACGGCGCCCGCAAGGTGATCTGGGCGGCGAGCGGCAAGCCGACCCTCGCCTACGAGACGGTCGTCGGGGGGCTCCAGCACGACGGCACCCCGAACGAGCTGCACGTCATCACGGACGCGGCCACCGGCAAGAAGCTCTTCGAGTACCAGGGCGTCGAGAACGGCACCGGCAACACCCAGTACAGCGGCTCGGTGACGCTCGGCTCCGCCCAGTCCGGGTCGACGTACAACCTCACGGACCCGACCCGCGGGAACCACAGGACCAACAACCTGAACCGCGGCACGTCGGGCACCGGCACGCTCTTCTCGGGCCCGGACGACGTGTGGGGCAACGGCGCCGCCTCGAACACCGAGACTGCCGCCGCGGACGCCCACTACGGGGCCGCGCTGACCTGGGACTACTACAAGAACGTGCAGGGCCGCACCGGCATCCGCGGTGACGGCGTCGGCGCGTACTCCCGCGTCCACTACGGCAACAACTACGTCAACGCCTTCTGGCAGGACTCCTGCTTCTGCATGACGTACGGCGACGGCTCGGGCAACGCCAAGCCGCTCACGTCGATCGACGTGGCCGCGCACGAGATGACGCACGGCGTGACCGCGAACACCGCGGGGCTCGTCTACAGCGGTGAGTCGGGCGGTCTGAACGAGGCCACCTCCGACATCTTCGCGGCGGCCGTCGAGTTCTACGCCGGGAACTCCTCCGACGTCGGCGACTACCTGGTCGGCGAGAAGATCGACATCAACGGCAACGGCACCCCGCTGCGTTACATGGACAAGCCCTCCAAGGACGGCGCGTCAAAGGACAGCTGGTACTCGGGGATCGGCTCGGTGGACGTCCACTACTCCTCGGGCCCCGCGAACCACTTCTTCTACCTCCTCTCGGAGGGCAGCGGCGCCAAGACCGTCAACGGCGTCCCGTACGACTCGCCGACCTCCGACGGACTGCCGGTCACCGGCATCGGCCGCGACAAGGCCGCGCTGATCTGGTTCAAGGCGCTCACCACCAAGTTCACCACCACGACCAACTACGCGGCGGCCCGCACCGGCACGCTCGCGGTCGCGGGTGAGCTGTACGGCACCACGAGCGCCGAGTACACGGCCGTGCAGAACGCCTGGGCCGGCATCAACGTCGGCACCCGGCCCGGCGGCGGGGGCGGCGGCACGTCCTTCGAGAACACGACCGCGGTATCGATTCCGGACAACGGAGCCGCTGTCACCTCCTCGATAACTGTTTCCGGCCAGGCCGGAAACGCACCGTCGAACCTGATCGTGACGCCGAACATCACGCACACCTGGCGCGGCGACCTGGTCGTCGACCTGGTGGCACCGGACGGCTCGACGTACCGCCTCAAGCCCTTCAGCTCCTCGGACTCAGCGGACAACGTCACCGAGCCCTACACGGTCAACGCTTCAACCGAAGTCGCCAACGGCACCTGGCAGTTGAAGGTCCAGGACCAGGCGGCCCAGGACGTCGGCAGGATCAACAGCTGGAAGATCACCTTCCCGACGACCTAG